From the genome of Neisseria lisongii, one region includes:
- a CDS encoding class I SAM-dependent DNA methyltransferase, with protein sequence MENNTGICYNDQAPSSEQQQFLTELDNRLWAAAHQLRSQLDAANYKHIVLGFVFLKYIADSFSDLREKLTADFQNPDSEYYFDPEGYTPEDYAQALADELEDRDYYAANNIFWVPAAARWDNLKQAAHYPLGKELPWGGKFRGVANLIDEAFTAIEQENPKLKNIIQRISGFGVSETTLIGLLNLFSTTDFNKPILNGKPVSLAAKDILGHVYEYFLGEFAREEGKKGGQYFTPKAIVSLIVEMLQPYQGRVYDPAMGTGGFFVQTEKFIRSHQGKVSNISIYGQEYNPTTWRLAAMNMAIRGIEFDFGKQNADSFTNPQHIDKKMDFIMANPPFNVKEWWNESLTGDPRWQYGMPPESNANFAWIQHMLYHLSPTGKIGLVLANGSMSNQTDGEGKIRQNLLQADLVEAMIALPDKLFTNVQISACIWIFNKAKKRTGEVLFIDARRLGHMKDRKQRDFSPEDIAKIADTYHNWQQNNGYQDIPAFCSTADLATIEKNDWVLTPGRYVGTPEQEEDGVDFAEKMRELTDKLSLQFTQSSELELKIKENLENLVFFGKLQAEKEGSKVNGNK encoded by the coding sequence ATTGAAAATAACACAGGAATATGCTATAATGACCAAGCACCAAGCAGTGAACAGCAACAGTTCTTAACCGAGCTCGACAACCGCCTCTGGGCCGCAGCCCACCAACTCCGCTCCCAACTCGATGCCGCCAACTACAAACACATCGTCTTAGGCTTCGTCTTTCTCAAATATATTGCCGACAGCTTCAGCGATTTACGCGAAAAGCTCACCGCCGATTTTCAAAACCCCGATTCCGAATACTATTTCGACCCCGAAGGCTACACGCCCGAAGACTACGCCCAAGCTCTGGCAGACGAATTGGAAGATCGGGATTACTACGCCGCCAACAATATCTTCTGGGTACCCGCCGCCGCCCGCTGGGACAACCTCAAACAAGCCGCCCACTATCCGCTCGGCAAAGAATTGCCTTGGGGCGGCAAATTCAGAGGCGTAGCCAACCTGATTGACGAAGCCTTTACCGCCATCGAACAAGAAAACCCCAAACTCAAAAACATTATCCAGCGCATCAGCGGCTTCGGAGTCAGCGAAACCACCCTGATCGGCCTGCTCAACCTCTTTTCCACCACCGATTTCAACAAACCCATCCTCAACGGCAAACCCGTATCCCTCGCCGCCAAAGACATTCTCGGCCACGTTTACGAATACTTTCTCGGCGAATTTGCCCGAGAAGAAGGCAAAAAAGGCGGCCAATACTTCACCCCCAAAGCCATCGTCAGCCTGATTGTCGAAATGCTCCAACCCTACCAAGGACGGGTTTACGACCCAGCCATGGGAACGGGCGGCTTTTTCGTACAAACCGAAAAATTTATCCGCAGCCATCAAGGCAAAGTCAGCAATATCTCCATCTACGGGCAAGAATACAACCCGACCACCTGGCGGCTGGCCGCCATGAACATGGCCATTCGGGGCATAGAATTCGATTTCGGCAAACAAAATGCCGACAGCTTCACCAATCCCCAGCATATCGACAAAAAAATGGATTTCATCATGGCCAATCCACCGTTTAACGTCAAAGAATGGTGGAACGAAAGCCTGACCGGAGACCCCCGCTGGCAATACGGCATGCCGCCCGAGAGCAACGCCAACTTTGCCTGGATACAGCATATGCTCTACCACCTCTCGCCCACCGGCAAAATCGGCTTGGTATTGGCAAACGGTTCCATGTCGAACCAAACCGACGGCGAGGGCAAAATCCGCCAAAACCTGCTGCAAGCCGACTTAGTCGAAGCCATGATCGCCCTACCCGACAAACTTTTTACCAACGTCCAAATCTCCGCCTGCATTTGGATTTTCAACAAAGCCAAAAAACGCACAGGCGAAGTATTGTTTATCGATGCCCGCCGGCTCGGCCATATGAAAGACCGCAAACAACGGGATTTCAGCCCCGAAGACATTGCCAAAATTGCCGACACCTACCATAACTGGCAGCAAAACAACGGCTATCAGGATATTCCCGCCTTCTGCAGCACCGCCGACCTTGCCACCATTGAAAAAAACGACTGGGTACTCACCCCCGGCCGCTATGTCGGCACACCCGAACAGGAAGAAGACGGAGTAGATTTTGCAGAGAAAATGCGGGAATTAACCGACAAATTATCGCTGCAATTTACCCAAAGTTCCGAATTGGAATTGAAGATTAAAGAAAACTTAGAAAATTTAGTTTTTTTCGGAAAACTTCAAGCCGAGAAAGAAGGGAGTAAAGTAAATGGAAATAAATAA
- the rplD gene encoding 50S ribosomal protein L4, whose protein sequence is MELKVIDAKGQVSGSLAVSDALFAREYNEALVHQLVTAFLANARSGNRAQKTRAEVNHSTKKPWRQKGTGRARSGMTSSPLWRKGGRAFPNKPDENFTQKVNRKMYRAGMATILSQLARDERLFAIDALTAETPKTKVFAEQVKNLGFEQVLFVTKQLDENVYLASRNLPNVLVLEAQQVDPYSLLRYKKVIITKDAVAQLEEQWV, encoded by the coding sequence ATGGAATTAAAAGTAATTGACGCTAAAGGACAGGTTTCAGGAAGCTTGGCTGTTTCTGATGCTTTGTTTGCTCGCGAATACAATGAAGCTTTGGTTCATCAGCTGGTAACTGCTTTCTTGGCAAATGCCCGCTCAGGTAATCGTGCTCAGAAAACCCGTGCCGAAGTAAACCATTCAACTAAAAAACCATGGCGTCAAAAAGGTACCGGCCGCGCTCGTTCCGGTATGACTTCTTCTCCGCTGTGGCGTAAAGGTGGTCGTGCGTTCCCGAACAAACCTGACGAAAACTTCACTCAAAAAGTGAACCGTAAAATGTACCGTGCCGGTATGGCGACTATTCTGTCGCAATTGGCCCGTGACGAACGTCTGTTTGCGATTGATGCATTGACTGCTGAAACTCCTAAAACCAAAGTGTTCGCCGAACAAGTGAAAAACTTGGGTTTTGAGCAAGTGCTGTTTGTTACCAAGCAGTTGGACGAAAATGTTTATTTGGCTTCACGCAACTTGCCGAATGTACTGGTTTTGGAAGCTCAACAGGTTGATCCTTACAGCTTGCTGCGCTACAAAAAAGTAATCATCACTAAAGATGCGGTTGCACAATTAGAGGAGCAATGGGTATGA
- the rplC gene encoding 50S ribosomal protein L3, translating to MTLGLVGRKVGMTRVFDEQGASVPVTVLDMSANRVTQVKSKDTDGYTAVQVTFGQKKANRVTKAEAGHFAKAGVEAGRGLVEFALTEDKLAELKAGDEIAVTMFEVGQLVDVTGTSKGKGFSGTIKRHNFGSQRTSHGNSRSHRVPGSIGMAQDPGRVFPGKRMAGQYGNTKATVQKLEVVRVDAERQLLLVKGAVPGSVNSDVVVRPSVKVGA from the coding sequence ATGACTTTAGGTCTGGTTGGACGCAAAGTTGGTATGACTCGCGTGTTCGACGAACAGGGTGCTTCTGTTCCGGTAACTGTGTTGGATATGTCTGCTAACCGCGTTACACAAGTAAAATCCAAAGATACTGACGGCTACACTGCCGTTCAAGTTACCTTTGGTCAGAAAAAAGCAAACCGAGTAACTAAAGCCGAAGCGGGCCACTTTGCTAAAGCAGGTGTTGAAGCCGGTCGCGGTTTGGTTGAATTTGCTTTGACTGAAGACAAATTGGCTGAATTGAAAGCAGGCGATGAAATCGCTGTAACCATGTTTGAAGTGGGCCAATTGGTTGACGTAACCGGCACCTCTAAAGGTAAAGGTTTCTCCGGTACGATCAAACGTCATAACTTCGGTTCTCAACGTACTTCCCACGGTAACTCCCGTTCTCACCGTGTTCCCGGCTCTATCGGTATGGCGCAAGACCCAGGTCGTGTGTTCCCCGGTAAACGCATGGCGGGTCAATACGGCAACACTAAAGCAACTGTTCAAAAACTGGAAGTTGTGCGTGTTGATGCAGAACGCCAACTGCTGTTGGTAAAAGGTGCTGTTCCGGGTTCGGTTAACAGTGATGTTGTGGTACGTCCAAGCGTGAAAGTGGGTGCGTAA